The segment TGTAGATGAAAGCTATAAGCAAAAGAAGCTGTCGAGAGAGAGTCGTCAAACCACATTAGGTGGTGATTAACATAAACAAGCACACAACCCTCTCTTGCccatgttttgatttttttctctaaaatgatTCTTCTGTGGAGTATTTAAGTTTGTTTCAGAATCCAGATTGTGTAtggtaaaaaaaacaaactaatatgatgatgatgatacacaacacagtaacaaaaaaaaaacacaggtCAACTTTAAAGTTAAAAGAGGaacaaaataagtaaataagtTATAACAAAACGTCACTAAGATGAGAAGCTTTCTGtaagatcatcatcatcaaagtACCAAAACTTTTAGtagtatatatgtttataaataaaacaaaacaaaaaggtaACTTTAACCAACGTCTCTCTAGTCAAGAGGCTTCATGTTGCTGCAGACGAAGACGAGCCCTCCTCCTCAAAAGCAAACGATTCATCCAAGAACCCTTCAACCTTGGCTCTCACCACGCAACTTTTAAACTTCTCCACAGCATCAGGGACATCCAAACACAGATCCTCAACCGACTCGCCCACTCTCTTAAACCCTTTTGTCATCTGATAAATCGTCACCAGCCCCGACTCAAAACACACTTTCAGCAGCTTCCACACCCTCTCCTTCTTCTCCTGCTCCTCTATGATCCTCACCACCGACTTCTTCACAACCTCGTGGTGGAAAAACGGCATCCCAAGCTCCTTCACGCACCTGCAAGCCTCCCCCAGGTCTCCACCAGATACGTACTCTTCAAGAAGCACCTGAATCTTCTCCTTCACTTCGCTCGCAGTGCACCCTGGAGAGTTTGTTTCAACCCCTCCTCCTCCCCAGCAACGTAAGATCCTTTCACCGGACAAACGTGCTTTCAGCAACGTCTTTGCCGTCTGAATCACTTTCTCCCCCACGCTTGACCCTGGCTGGCTCAACAGCTCGTCCAAGTCTCGTGGAGCTAACACCTCGTCAACCACAGCTCTGGCCAAGAACATGGCGAGGTCTTCAACGACCACCGGGTTGTCTAGAGCAGTGTCGTCTGCAGACTCAATCAGCATGGAGAATGCTTTTCTGACGTCTTTGGCAGGGAAGTCAAGAGACGAGAGAAGAACACAAgccatctctttctctctcttctttctatCCATCGCTAGAGTTATCAGATACTTTACAAAGATCGCACGCAGCTGACTCGAACACGCACCCAGCTCGGTTTCAAGACAATGCACAACCTCTAAAGCGTCACCCGACAGGAAATACTCTCGGACAATCGACTTAACCTTGTCTTTAAACACATTAGCCTTGGAATTTTCAAGTAGCTTCTCACCTGAATCAGTAGAAAGCGTTTTCAGAGAAGAAGCACACAACCATCCTTCAGAAGCAGCCTTTGAGATAAAACACTGCAACACACTACGCGCCTCAGGTATGTCAAGAGACAAATCTTCAATCAAGTCTATGATTCTGCTAAACCCTTTAGTCACCTGAGTGGAGTTTATCAAACCAACCTCAGTCGCTTCTTTCAGCAACTCTAACAGCTTCTCTTGCGCCTTGCGCCTCTCCATGGCCATGATCAGCGCTCTTTTAACAATCTCGTGATGGAAGAAAGGGACTTTCAACCCTTTGATGCATCTAAAAGCTTCCTTCTTGTCTCCGCTCATCACATACTCTTTCAACAGCTCGTTGATCCTCCCTTTAACATCCTCAGCCGTCCAGTTATCAGCCCCTCCCCATCTCTTCTCAACGACTTCCGCGTGGAGGGGAGCCGCTAGATAGCTCTTCTCAGCCTTTCTCAAAACCTCCACACCTTTGGAGTCGTCAGGGAGCAAGTTCATCTGCTTCTTGAGAAACGCAGGAGGGAGGATGTCGTCAACGATGGCACGAGCCACAAAGACAGCAAGAACATCGACAGCGTCCGGTATGTCTACTGATAGATCGTCTGCAGAGGTCACCAGCTTGTTGAAGCCTCTGTAAACCTCTGGAGGGTCGATGACATCGGCGTAGAGGGTGGACAAGAGAAACGCAGCCATTTCTTTCTCCTTGTCGTGCCTGTCCATGGCCATGGAGACTAGCTTCTTGACGAAGTAGTAACGGTACTCGGCCATTCCAAGCTCTTTGAGCTCGTTAGCAACTGATACAACATCGTTGGTGCTGAAGTATTCCTCTACGATGATCGTGGCTTTTTTCTTGTACTCGCATAAATCTGCATCGAAGCTTGTTGGATCTGAATGTCCATTGCCCTGTGGTTCCACCAAAAGTTACACTTTcataatcatttttttgttttgttctaatGTGCAATAAGATTTTATAACGAGAGTACCTCGATGGTGTCATAGTTTGGGTCTGTAAAGTCAACATCTACAACATCCAGAGACTCTCCCCAAGTTTCTACATAGTGAGGAAGTTTTTAAAACCATCTCAGAGGTAACATTAGTAGATCAATATTCAGACAAAGGCTATATAGTACCTTTTGAGGGGAGGCCGTCATTAGGAGATAGAGAATGTCTATGACTCTTTAAAAGTTCCTCCGCCATGTTGACCTGAGGCAATggcgaagaagaagatatgTTCAATTGAGAAATGGAGAGAGGATCCGGTTTAGACTCTACAAGTTCTtgatgctgctgctgctgctggttGTTGGACTCCATTGAATCCCTCCAATTCCTCAACTTTGGATTGTGTAAAGATTAGTTTTGCATTCTCCTGACTAACATAAGAAAGAGTCATATCAGTACCAAACAACACATAACTAAAGCCTAAAACTTTTGTTGCTATATGGCAAAAGATAAGCATACACACTCTTGGGCTTGCTTAGATTGAATCTGTTCAAGAAATAAAttctacaatatatatatatatatatcaaacaatCAAACACCTCTGATGATTAATTAATCTATGTCAACTAATCAAAACCAACGTATatgtaataagaaaaaaaaaggcatAGATCTGCAAATAGACAGACACCGATGATGGATTTAAGTCAAACGTCGTTCATCGATCTATGAGTATAAAGAGATGACCATTCGATACATTCCAATCGCATTAAGCGAAcacaaactaaaaacataaatcgGAATTGAATTGAATCAAATAAGAAAAAGCAGAGAGGTAGAGATTGGTAAGCGTACTCGAGAACAAACGGTGGAAGACTTGGAGGGGGGTGACACAGAACGCCGGCGATCAAGCAGGCGTCTCtgtcttcttttattttatttttatgattctCCTTCCTTCGGTTGTGCCTTTTATGTATGTAACtgaaatctttttttattttattttacttttttgggATTTTTATTTACCTTTTTTTCCCCATGGAATCAGCCTTCCTTAAGTAACAGAAAGTCCCCTTTGGTTTTGCCTTTTGTCCGTAATTTGCTTCTGCTTTGACCCACTATGGTCTCGACATTTGTTACCCCAACCACGTCCCCTTCGAGTCCTTCACGCTCCTTCactctctttttaattttaatattctttttcttttatgtatTTTAGTTTAACCTAAAATATTGTGACGAATTCTTAGATATCATGACGCATTTTAATcggttataaattttttttcataatatttcATATTCCGATGCATGTCATAAATGAGAAGATCCCTTGATTGAAATTTATGTAGACGTGACTGGTATAATATTTTGATGGGagtaaactttttttcttctctatAGTTGGATTAGGTAATGTTGATTAATTTcttgaaaacattatttaagAATATTGATGCTTATCCTCGGAATATTCCCTAAGACTTGCCGAGGGTTGATTCTGTAAAATCCCAATGTAGTAAGGAGAAGGTTCAAGATGGCTAAGGAAAACGGGTAAATCAAAGCTTCTGATTGTTCCAGCGGGTATGCGGTTACGAGTGCTGTCTATTACAGAACCAGATGAAGAGAACATATTATCCTTATGAAGTTATGATGATGATGTGATTCAAGCACCATGAGCTTGGAGGAGATGATTGATGGTCTCACACGATCGTCGTATTTCTATCAGTCGCAAGTGTCTTGTTCGTTGTAATTTGATCGTCGTATTAAAGGAGTTGAGGATTTCTAAAGTCTACTAGTTCATTGGAACTATGTCCTTAATTCGTACCATTACAAGCCATTTCAAGCAAAAACAGTATTAGAAAAATCTTAGCATAACATGAAGCTTACTCCTTCTTAACATTCGCTgcttcttcatctttttctccttcgatcttcttttcttttgtttctgcaaCAGTCTCACCCTCTCCATCACTATCTTCTTCTGCAACTGCAAGAAGACGCCACAGTTAAGACGAAACTTATTTAACTGCTTGTAACAACAACAGCACGTCGGATCCTATAGATGGTTCAAAAACTTTACCTTCCTCTCCAATCTCGTTAGTGTCTCCCATGTTAAGaccctaaaaaaaaagaaaaagcaacAGCCAACCATTAGTTTCCAATCCAACAAGTAGTATTTTTATTGATTGATACTTAAATGGAAAATAACTTTTCCTAATCAAGAGAGGATTCATTGGGCTTACATTGAAATCAAAATCTCCAAAGTCCATGTCTCCTTCTCCTCCTACCGTTAATAGATCAAAAGAGACAAGTCAGCTAAGTACAGAATGTAACACTATTAGCTCCTCCAACATTAAAGTAATTCATCATTTACCTTTGTCTTCATCGTCTTCGTCTTCATCAACCCATTTATCCCAATCAACTTTCAAGTACAGAGGATGTTTCCCTTCCTGTTTAGTCAACCTGTTCCACCACTTGCTCTCAGCTTTCTTCACCAGGTAAAATACACTCCTCGAGCTCACATTCACTTTGCTCTCCTGCAATTAATAAAACAGAGATACAAAGTCCATAACCGAGTAGTATAACTAGTAAAAGAAGAGAACCAGCATCTCTATCTGCACATACATTCACATCAACACTGTCGAGCAGATCAAGGTCCACCTCGTACAGTGTCTTGCTGGCTCCACTCGTAGCAGAGAAAAATAACTTTCCTTCAGGCTCAAGCTTAAGCTTTACATCTTCAGCGTCTGGCAACTCCACTGTTATGTAAACCCAATCTGACCTTTGCGCCCACTTCACCGTAGGATGTCGACTGCAACTTTGAAACATATATTATTAGGAACCAAAACGTTCACAGAGCATTGAAAATGCCAAGGGCGAATGAATGGAATACCTCATTTTCCGACGATCAACGAGAACAACTCCAGAACAAGAAACAGAGGATTACTCAGAGAAAAAATAAAGGCAAGAGACTGCATATATACAGAGGATCAAGTTCTGTCTCTAGATGCTTCCCCTGTGTTCTAGTCCCtttgaaaaaatcaaattttataattttaacgaACACCATGTGGCTTTTCTCCTTATAGAAACCCACTCTCTATCTCACATTTAATGGGCCTTTGTGCGTGATTTCCATGCAGTCGAAGACTCCTCCTCGCAGGTTCTATCCTATCAGTCGCCTCAATAAGTTTTGTTGGGTGAGCCTATTAACATCTCTCTGCTACTGGTTTTCTAGGGCCCTTTAAAAGGATAGTATTAAAACAAACATGATCACAAGACATCAAATTTTAGTTAAGTGAATTCTCGTGAATTTTGAGATTCCATTATTATTGGttcttagattttaaaaatcttagtataatccattgttattgttttaagaattttcaaaatccattcaaatctcttgttattcaaaaagtttagttattattgattatctaattctaacaaaatctagtgttattgggagatgaatttattcatttttacttataaaactcaactttcaaaatatcatatgtaACCTTGTGATTTTCAAAATCCACGTGataaaaaactagaaaacaaaataattattcttaCCAAATATCTATTGCACTTTTAATCCAGATTATATGTCCAAAACTATAATtcaatacatttataaaattttacatttttagaatatataattatttttataaataattattattttgattataaatattaataattttaaaataatttttttaaaatagtttaaaaaaatgaatttcaaaaagaaattttgagaGCCAAATCCGGGCTACGCGAACAAACCtgagtttagaaaatattttgaaaaaaaaaaatccaaaattataaaaattattaaaaagttcaaatttgaaaacatatttcaaaattataaaagaaactaatttattctatgttttttattattttattacttatatatataaagcaaaGGGTAAAATCGTCTTTTGCCTTTTTCATGAATtgtttttgtcatttttctCTTTGAATACtctatttgtgacaaaaactttgaaatgattatttaagaaaaaaaaaattcaattttgtatgtatcactattatttttttttaatttgaaagaaaaaataaataataatgctatatgatttagaaaataaa is part of the Brassica rapa cultivar Chiifu-401-42 chromosome A09, CAAS_Brap_v3.01, whole genome shotgun sequence genome and harbors:
- the LOC103840830 gene encoding co-chaperone protein p23-1, translating into MSRHPTVKWAQRSDWVYITVELPDAEDVKLKLEPEGKLFFSATSGASKTLYEVDLDLLDSVDVNESKVNVSSRSVFYLVKKAESKWWNRLTKQEGKHPLYLKVDWDKWVDEDEDDEDKGGEGDMDFGDFDFNGLNMGDTNEIGEEVAEEDSDGEGETVAETKEKKIEGEKDEEAANVKKE
- the LOC103840831 gene encoding MA3 DOMAIN-CONTAINING TRANSLATION REGULATORY FACTOR 2 isoform X1, translating into MESNNQQQQQHQELVESKPDPLSISQLNISSSSPLPQVNMAEELLKSHRHSLSPNDGLPSKETWGESLDVVDVDFTDPNYDTIEGNGHSDPTSFDADLCEYKKKATIIVEEYFSTNDVVSVANELKELGMAEYRYYFVKKLVSMAMDRHDKEKEMAAFLLSTLYADVIDPPEVYRGFNKLVTSADDLSVDIPDAVDVLAVFVARAIVDDILPPAFLKKQMNLLPDDSKGVEVLRKAEKSYLAAPLHAEVVEKRWGGADNWTAEDVKGRINELLKEYVMSGDKKEAFRCIKGLKVPFFHHEIVKRALIMAMERRKAQEKLLELLKEATEVGLINSTQVTKGFSRIIDLIEDLSLDIPEARSVLQCFISKAASEGWLCASSLKTLSTDSGEKLLENSKANVFKDKVKSIVREYFLSGDALEVVHCLETELGACSSQLRAIFVKYLITLAMDRKKREKEMACVLLSSLDFPAKDVRKAFSMLIESADDTALDNPVVVEDLAMFLARAVVDEVLAPRDLDELLSQPGSSVGEKVIQTAKTLLKARLSGERILRCWGGGGVETNSPGCTASEVKEKIQVLLEEYVSGGDLGEACRCVKELGMPFFHHEVVKKSVVRIIEEQEKKERVWKLLKVCFESGLVTIYQMTKGFKRVGESVEDLCLDVPDAVEKFKSCVVRAKVEGFLDESFAFEEEGSSSSAAT
- the LOC103840831 gene encoding MA3 DOMAIN-CONTAINING TRANSLATION REGULATORY FACTOR 2 isoform X2, with amino-acid sequence MESNNQQQQQHQELVNMAEELLKSHRHSLSPNDGLPSKETWGESLDVVDVDFTDPNYDTIEGNGHSDPTSFDADLCEYKKKATIIVEEYFSTNDVVSVANELKELGMAEYRYYFVKKLVSMAMDRHDKEKEMAAFLLSTLYADVIDPPEVYRGFNKLVTSADDLSVDIPDAVDVLAVFVARAIVDDILPPAFLKKQMNLLPDDSKGVEVLRKAEKSYLAAPLHAEVVEKRWGGADNWTAEDVKGRINELLKEYVMSGDKKEAFRCIKGLKVPFFHHEIVKRALIMAMERRKAQEKLLELLKEATEVGLINSTQVTKGFSRIIDLIEDLSLDIPEARSVLQCFISKAASEGWLCASSLKTLSTDSGEKLLENSKANVFKDKVKSIVREYFLSGDALEVVHCLETELGACSSQLRAIFVKYLITLAMDRKKREKEMACVLLSSLDFPAKDVRKAFSMLIESADDTALDNPVVVEDLAMFLARAVVDEVLAPRDLDELLSQPGSSVGEKVIQTAKTLLKARLSGERILRCWGGGGVETNSPGCTASEVKEKIQVLLEEYVSGGDLGEACRCVKELGMPFFHHEVVKKSVVRIIEEQEKKERVWKLLKVCFESGLVTIYQMTKGFKRVGESVEDLCLDVPDAVEKFKSCVVRAKVEGFLDESFAFEEEGSSSSAAT